A single genomic interval of Amycolatopsis albispora harbors:
- a CDS encoding sigma-70 family RNA polymerase sigma factor has protein sequence MTETMSPGVDGDFLSQADPYRRELMAHCYRMLGSVHDAEDLVQETYLRAWRAYDRFEGRSSLRTWLYRIATSACLTALESRGRRPMPTGLGAPGCEPEDDLQERHEVPWLEPVPDALTGADGADPAAIVTSRESIRLALVAALQHLPPRQRAVLILRDVLKWRAAEVAELMDISTPAVNSILQRARAQLEKIAPTENEVTEPSAADQRELLDKFVTAFEAKDIPAIISLFTEDAVWEMPPFAGWYLGAERIARHLSSRCPCRPGHTRLLPTWANGQPAFGTYLRERDGERFRAFNLQVLTVGPAGISHVANFVDADLFAVFDLPESLPADYPAATA, from the coding sequence ATGACGGAGACGATGAGCCCGGGGGTCGACGGTGACTTCCTCAGCCAGGCCGATCCGTACCGGCGCGAGCTGATGGCGCACTGCTACCGGATGCTCGGCTCGGTGCACGACGCCGAGGACCTGGTGCAGGAGACCTACCTCCGCGCCTGGCGTGCCTACGACCGCTTCGAGGGCCGCTCCTCGCTGCGCACCTGGCTCTACCGCATCGCCACCAGCGCCTGCCTGACCGCGCTGGAGAGCCGCGGCAGGCGTCCGATGCCGACCGGGCTCGGCGCGCCCGGCTGCGAGCCCGAGGACGACCTCCAGGAACGCCACGAGGTGCCGTGGCTGGAGCCGGTGCCCGACGCGCTGACCGGGGCCGACGGCGCCGACCCGGCGGCGATCGTCACCTCGCGCGAGAGCATCCGGCTGGCGCTGGTGGCCGCGCTGCAGCACCTGCCGCCGCGTCAGCGTGCCGTGCTCATCCTCCGTGACGTGCTGAAGTGGCGGGCCGCCGAGGTCGCCGAGCTGATGGACATCTCCACCCCGGCGGTGAACAGCATCCTGCAGCGCGCCCGCGCCCAGCTGGAGAAGATCGCGCCGACCGAGAACGAGGTGACCGAGCCGTCGGCAGCCGACCAGCGCGAACTGCTCGACAAGTTCGTCACCGCCTTCGAGGCCAAGGACATCCCGGCGATCATCTCGCTGTTCACCGAGGACGCGGTCTGGGAGATGCCGCCGTTCGCCGGCTGGTACCTCGGCGCCGAGCGGATCGCGCGCCACCTGAGCAGCCGGTGCCCGTGCCGCCCCGGCCACACCCGCCTGCTGCCCACCTGGGCCAACGGGCAGCCCGCGTTCGGCACCTACCTGCGCGAGCGCGACGGCGAGCGGTTCCGCGCGTTCAACCTCCAGGTGCTCACCGTCGGCCCGGCCGGGATCAGCCACGT